The following are from one region of the Salicibibacter kimchii genome:
- a CDS encoding TIGR01457 family HAD-type hydrolase, which yields MLSSYRGFMMDLDGTIYKGKEVIEKSVSFVQALADRKIPYIFLTNNSSRTPTEIAEKLKRMNVPATSGHIYTSSLAMAAYVREHWQLPIRAYVIGSRGLVHALEEVGVLFTDQNPDAVIVGVDRFFTYDKLAKAQRALYNGATLLATNADKAIPMEDGYMPGNGAIVAAVAEASDSTPTFVGKPEQWIVEQSLSILKTGKTETLLVGDNYDTDIVAGLRAGVPTLHVGTGVTPREALAEKEKQPTFSVPNLDVSLLER from the coding sequence ATGTTATCATCGTATCGCGGTTTTATGATGGATTTGGACGGAACGATTTATAAGGGGAAAGAGGTTATTGAAAAAAGTGTCAGCTTTGTGCAAGCCCTCGCTGATCGGAAAATCCCCTATATATTTTTAACCAACAACTCCTCTCGGACACCAACGGAAATTGCTGAAAAGCTTAAGCGAATGAATGTGCCGGCGACCTCGGGGCATATCTATACGAGCAGTCTGGCCATGGCAGCATACGTGCGTGAACATTGGCAGTTGCCCATACGTGCTTATGTGATTGGATCGCGGGGGCTTGTCCACGCGTTGGAAGAGGTTGGGGTGCTTTTCACGGACCAAAACCCCGATGCTGTGATCGTTGGGGTGGATCGATTCTTTACATATGACAAACTGGCGAAAGCGCAGCGCGCCCTTTATAATGGCGCGACGCTGCTCGCCACAAATGCAGACAAAGCCATCCCGATGGAAGATGGGTATATGCCGGGGAATGGAGCAATTGTTGCCGCGGTTGCCGAAGCAAGCGACTCCACGCCGACGTTTGTCGGGAAACCGGAGCAGTGGATCGTAGAGCAATCGCTATCCATATTAAAAACCGGAAAAACCGAAACACTGCTCGTTGGTGACAATTATGATACGGATATTGTTGCGGGCCTTCGCGCCGGCGTTCCCACCTTACATGTCGGTACCGGGGTAACACCGAGGGAAGCCCTTGCCGAAAAAGAGAAACAGCCCACGTTTTCCGTTCCAAATCTGGATGTCTCTCTGCTCGAGCGATGA
- a CDS encoding DUF86 domain-containing protein: protein MYFVDRTLLEKRLQYLEKLLRTFRGQNEWADPLEKLALERMTHSWLEAMIDVGNQMIDGFIMRDAGGYSDIINVLEDEKVIGEQMANALQTVLVWRKTLVNDYLNINHGELEAILRTHEREMEYFPNAVRVYLEEELGPVSAFLPDER, encoded by the coding sequence ATGTATTTTGTCGATCGGACGTTGCTTGAAAAAAGGCTTCAATATCTGGAAAAATTGCTAAGGACATTTCGTGGCCAAAATGAATGGGCAGACCCCTTGGAAAAATTGGCGCTGGAACGCATGACCCACAGTTGGCTGGAAGCAATGATTGATGTAGGAAATCAAATGATTGACGGTTTTATCATGCGGGACGCCGGTGGATATAGCGATATTATAAATGTTCTTGAGGATGAGAAGGTGATCGGAGAACAGATGGCCAACGCGTTACAGACCGTCCTCGTTTGGCGGAAGACGCTCGTAAACGATTACTTGAATATCAATCACGGTGAGCTCGAAGCAATTTTACGTACACATGAACGAGAAATGGAATACTTTCCGAACGCGGTAAGGGTTTATTTAGAAGAAGAGCTCGGACCGGTATCGGCATTCTTGCCCGATGAAAGGTGA